The genomic stretch ttcagatttaatacctttctccttgagagacttcttggcttccctcatatcttcatcattcaatttaattaaacccctcttcttcactattggcgttggagttggttcaggcgtattccaatcatcataattccggcctattttagccaataattcttcggcgtcgtccggagttctttcctgaaaacacaaccagcacaactatccaggtatgccctagaatcaatggttagtccactataaaatatatcaagtaattcatgcttttctaaatcatggtcaggcaaagctctaataagagagcaaaatcttgcccaagcttcaggcaatttctcctcatctccctgatcaaaattataaacgctctgcaaagcagcatgttgagcactagcaggaaagtatttgcggaagaaaacatcaagcaattctttcggacttttaatagaactaggtggcaaattattataccaagttttagcgtcatcctttaatgagaatggaaagattttagcaacaaagtaagtacgcttcttaacatcatcagaaaacaagctactcaaagtagataactcgagtcatgtgttcaacggcactttctttttcggtaccacaaaaaggtgttttctcaacaatagctatatgagatagatcaagagaaaaatcataatctttatccctaatgtttataggagatgtggcaaatttaggatcgggagacagtttatatctaacagtatgttacgcaagcaactttttaatttttcttgcatcagtagtagcatggcatttttcaataaaatcatcatcaagctccacataatcttcatcaagatcatcactagagtattcaagttcaggtgaattaacaggtgtagtaacatcaggaatttcagcattttcagtttgtctagacctagcaatggaagcatctagaaaagttcccaatgaaccactatcatcaagcacagcagaaatattatcagtattatgagagtgttcagattcagcgagatgtacccgcatgcgaagcatgtggcggtgaaacaagtttatcaatcacgagatggtgaatcaagtgtagcggaggtactcggaattgtaccttttcttgtagtggatggtaatatggcgatcttagtatcgcgaggtttacccatgatggagaatttgcagcgaacaatatcaatccaagtgaacttccaaataaagctatgctcccggcaacggcgccgagaaaatagtcttgatgacccacaagtataggggatcgcaacagtcttcgagggaagtattacccaatttattgattcgacacaaggggagacaaagaatatttgaaagccttaacagcggagttgtcaattcagctgcacctggaaacagacttgctcgcaagagtttatcagtagtaacagttttatagcagtagcagtagtgaaataacagtagcagagtaacaaagacagcagtagtgattttagtaaacagcgaggattaaaatacgtaggcacggggacggatgacgggcgttgcatggatgagagaaactcatgtaacaatcatagcggggcatttgcgagataataataaaacggtatccaagtactaataaatcaataggcatgtgttccaattatagtcgtacgtgctcgcaatgagaaacttgcacaacatcttttgtcctaccagccggtggcagccgggcctcaagggaaactcctggatattaaggtactccttttaatagagtaccggagcaaagcattaacactccgtgaacacatgtgatcctcacatcactgccattccctccggttgtcccgatttctgtcacttcggggccattggttccggacagcgacatgtgtatacaacttataggtaagaccataaacaatgaatatcatgatgaaacaataacatgttcagatctgagatcatggcactcgggccctagtgacaagcattaagcataacaagttgcaacaatatcataaaagtaccatctacggacactaggcactatgccctaacaatcttatgctattacatgaccaatctcatccaatccctaccatccccttcacctacagcgggggaattactcacacatggatgggggaaacattgctggttgatggagaggcgttggcggtgatggcggtgatgatctcctccaattccccgtcccggcggagtgccaaacggagacttcggctcccgcgacggagtttcgcgatgtggcggcgttacggagggtttacggcgacttcgacttctctcccgggcgttttaggtcgaggcgaataagtagtccgaagggggcgtcggaggccggccgaggggccacaccaccggccgcgcgggccccccgggccgcgccgcctcggtggtgtggggccctcgggcctccacttcaattgcccttccggctccgttagtttcccgggaaaatagggccttcgcataaatccgaggtttttcccgaaagttggatttctgcacaaaaacgagacaccagagcagttctgctgaaaacagcgttagtccgtgttagttgcatccaaaatacacaaattagaggccaaacaatagaaaaagtgttcgggaaagtagatacgttttggacgtatcacatatctgtgctagcttcaagcattagctcaagcatactattttctcgagttgtggctccctttgcttccagtacagcagcatccctagcagctacagcttcttcggcttgatgaagagcaagtttttctccttcagaggcttttcgagattgttccatcatggccaaagtctgtttcttcatagactgaagttgttgtcgaagttcttgtaaatcttccgacaagtgtccgcttgatgaactctcgaggagactatggtcgactaatattttcttcgagaaggaagatgtaggtgaagcagcggcagaacaaggaggagtcgagtagttatcaaatattaactggaaaagaaaggcccaggatcaataaaaagcacgaagggaaatttcattacttgctagaatatttacatgggtattacaaaagaaagttctccaggaggactaagtgagtaattgtcgccaaggctaaaatggcgacaagagcaaaagaaacagaaaaggaaacaaggaggcatgcaactagacctccggcctcgaggagctaggagtcgaagttggcttgatcccgagatacgccaagattttcttcgtattgggcttggccgccttaatcagtgacttccatctcgactgttctatctgatcagtgtcgccaaccttcatccagtctagagtctgttggctgtcagcaaccagagcaacagtattttcaacgaccaccttcatattttcatgacgcatcttcagtccaaggtcttccgatgaattgaaaagcttggcaaggtcaaggaaagtcgaaggttcctctttcttcgggaagaaataggggaacaacgccgacaaacccgcactggcattggccacgccttcacgaatttcgcgcccatgcaactcaaaagagagagtgcgtcaaggagagggtcattgacgggattctccagatcaaaatcctggtctgtttgggctgccacatgagacaaaacattagtcgaaaaccaagatacaggaaatgcaacaaaatagaagaaattgaggatattactcagcgtacgtcgactttgcgacttcaaacgcttgatgatcccttgctcacgtgcagcttgcgcagatttttgctcgtgtaaggcagattcagcatctttgagcttttgctgcaattcctcgacactagcggcctttgctttggcatcatcagcttcagctctagcttcgctagcggcaagctcagctttcttgcgagccgcctcactttgctcaagttttcgagcaagtgtctcggcacgttcgttagcctctgcaagtttttctgtcgaAATgtggaaaagagagaaaaaaaaaagatcaaaaatagcgacaagcagccggagaaaaaaccaaggaaaaacagcaagtataaaagtcgttaccttcggctctgctggcatactcgcggtacccaataaattgggacccgatacggataagatccttgatcataggctgtcaaagaagaagaaaagaaggggaaaacttcggtattacaaaaagtaagggtccacaaaagcaaaatagaagaaatatagacatcgacaaacttacatcatccaagagctgcgacgtagagctgctcaattgaggaggaggctcaacgatcatttcaacccttgccctttttggcgaagggacaagggggcttgaaggaagaatagatgtatcaacattctgttgaggaggcgacgattcttctccttcaacaggcttttctgaaataactaaagtgtgtgacgtgctcgtccgaggagctacgtcacgagttggtacttcttcctcgtcatcactgcgagtaaggagcaatagcataaaaagcaagacaagaaaaaaaCTTCGATTACAAAAATAAAGAAGAAgccgaggaacttacgagctgacgagggatgcaacataaggatcataagttgccttcggaggagaaggaacaacttcttcggctttagaagtgccggaatcttcgacatcgttcctcttccttttcctttgtggggaaacagcgggaggaggagattggatcgacgtggtgtcctcggaagatcccgcagactttcgagaatccacgggatcattcacaaaggacggagcttcttgattgtcgtcagtaacaatgcccatttcttcgacttctccatcctcaggaagaggaggaagggaagtcatagtagggtgattctacaagaaaatagcgacaaagggaaaaatagagagatataaatgcaatgagatgcagggaaaatttacaacaagataaaattcgagaagacaaaatacctcggggagaggattggtggagttgtagggtgccacgcgacaagaggaaggaataggatccttcttactcagcgaggtaattcttcgaataagcttctccaagtccttcacagaaagatcattggagagcctgttggcgtcattggcaccagagtacgtccaaaggggatttttgcgagcctcgaagaggctgcactctaatcctaagaaaataggcgagtgatttggacaccggataattctttgcctcgagtattttgaagttgatgaatacgagacataagagcttcgtcgcctttttctcttcttcggaagcttcggcgtcccaggagtagcggcgttgaatctttgtgtttccgtcgaaaggaactatgttgtgttccacggaattggcgctttcttcgtgtatatagagccaccttttgcgccatccttggacagagtcgggaaatttgacgtcgaaataatcgacatcggttcggacacggataactacgccacctatgttgtaggtggcgttgtgcgcgccattgcggcgaaggcgagaaaatgcgcttccaaagagcccaattgggagcgactccaagaaagcattcgcaaagcgtgataaaaatagaaatgtgaaggatggaattgggggtcaggctggtgcagctgaatcccatagacaaagagaagaccgcggaggaaatcatggattggggtagagaggccgcggatgagatgatcaacgaaactaacccgatactccattggaggcttggggtagctttctttgctgggaaagcggatggcgtcttccttcttcatcaggccgagcctcttcagcatgttgacatcttggttggagattttggatctctcccactcaagatcttcagcggccatcttggactccggagtgcttgtggcgagtcaaacgcgcacgcggtggcatcaacggtaaTGGGCGAGCAATGtgtgcgagtgcgggaaatcagagagagttgggcgcaggggaagatttgcgaagaggaacaggtgagcggcgcaagcgaggggatgaacggaggttgaagacaggtttatataagaattgggggtcgcagaaagccgttggatgaggaaatcgtgtggtgagaatcgatcttctagatacaagggcaaaaaagtatttttactgagataggcgttaccgtacgtgcgccagaaaaagcggaggacgtgtgtcccccacttgcacgacgtgtcaacatggtgggaacgatggacccacaaagcagaaaaatctcgaccattgatagagttgaagaaaatttgacaagggaaaatatgtcgacgagaaaaataaaaggagaatggcgacaggataagttatttgaatacatcgggagcctttggtcagaaacaagtttttgcccaaatgctcgggggctactttgacagaaagtaaaatttcgagtatgacaatatagaaaatgttgagcctacagtcaagcacaagttcttggctgtagcctcgggggctactcccatcgggagcgctgttcgcgcacccgatagataaaaaaaagaagggaaagaatatcgggagataatggcaatatagcgacaaggtggactaaaatgttgagcctacaaccaagcacaagttcttggctgtagcctcgggggctactcccatcgggaacgctgttcgcgtgcccgatgaaattaacaaaggaaaaatagaacagcaagagagtatatttcgagttatgattaactctacatatactcccatcggaagagcaatataagtcatatttgactcgataaaatgtgccattccaacagccggaaaagcactcgacaatatattctcagaacgccaaagttgcgatcaatttctgaatgccgcaaatttgcgaaggtaagaccccggatctattctgctgggcgtggcatcgccgaagactgcgctctgctacttttatccgtatcaacggatacgaagaaaaatcctaacggacgcgttaggtactcgataaatttgactcgggactcgacggaatggtaagaccttaagcggcacctgtcgaagtttacaccagtatcccgagatcatgtccggggacgtgattttgaagtaggtttttgcggattgccactagagcagttaactagtacctgatccgtcagatgaactagccccaactaccaatatccctgtacaatatagaattttatgggaagaagtataaaagttagagctttcgagtaaaaataaacagtggagatttttcatgactctatgattcaagcaaaatctcgggggctactgacataggcatcccaaatgggcctgccgaatatagtacccggggtttattgaaggcccactactcgaagaataagaagattcggaagcccaagatgtatttaaagaAAAgatagttgtaataggaagtgttatttgtaatctggcgggatgagttagaaaccgtcccggactctgtaacttgtacaaaacgaaaccctcggctctacctcttatataaagggggagtcgagggacgaggagatcatcgaatcattgtctgcaaaccctagttttcatattcgtcgagtacttttcggctgaaaccttcgagatctacttgccctctacttctaactaaaccctagcctacaatccataggcattgataagtcaaTCCCTTGTCACCGGGTAACACTGCTAACGAAACTAATGAACAAAGTGTATGGCCCCCAATAGGCAAGAAGTAGACAGCTTGATGTCACAGAAACCAATACTGTTAGAAAGTGTTTTGTATTTGGGGCGTGAGAATCGTGCCTTGACCATGTGATAAAGACAGCGGTGTGCTGATGTATATCACAAAAAGAATGCATGTTTGCAGAATTATACCACTTCTTAAGGTGTGGAAATTGGTAGTATGCCCCAGAGGATAAAATTTACATCTTATACCGCTCTAGATTTGATTTCGACGGCGTGCATGAGCGGACGTTTCGGTGACCCTAGTCCTACTGTTGAAATATGTGTTCCCAAATGTTTGGCGAAATTGTTGGTTCTCTAGCTCATTTCATGGATCTCTTCTCGTGCTCGACTTACTGAATATAAGTGTGGTATATGTATTTTGTTTTATGATCTCTCTGCCCGACGCTTCAGAATTTTGTGCAATCTTTGGCGACCAATTTGCCTGTATATTGCATACACCAGTGTCCATATTTTTGTTTGGCTGAACTGGACACCTGAACCTGTGTCTGCAAGTATTTTTTATGCAGAAGGTTGCCGAATCGACGGCCAAATCTGAAATTGGTTCAGACACTTCTGCCTGTGTCCAAGCAACACTGCTAGACACTCATTTACAAAGAACTAACTGTACGGCCTCCCATGAGGCAAGAAGTAGACAGCGTGATGTCACCGATACACATACTATCAGAAAGTGTTTTATATCATGGGCGTGATAATCGTGGGTTGATCATGTGATGATACATAGGTGTATCTCATAAATCAATATATTGCTTGCAGAATTATTTTATTTCTTAAGATGTGGAATTTTGGTATTGCCCCAAGGAATGAAATTTCCTGCTAAGTGATTCATTTTTCTGAGTATAGATGTTTACACAGGAAAATATGTTTAACCATTTCATTAGGTGTAGCAGAAATGTGTTTTCCACGTCCAGTGTCTAAAATGAACAAATTCGACAGTATGGCCTGATATTTGAATTTAAAAGAAGTGGAACTCaagtgaaatgtttgaaaatgatgTGGAACTAAACCTGAAAAAATCTCATTTCACAAACTTTCTGTCAATCAACAATAAACTGATAACTAATGCTCACATTAATCATAGCCTTCCATGTAGAATTATGTATAGTGTCACTGCAATCAATGCATAACTAAGTTTATCTCAAATACCTTGATACAGTCTTGGCACGTAAATGTCTTATACCATTTTTAAATAATAACTCATTACCCATGGCCCTACCTTGTGTCTTAGCAGGCTGAATTTGTGTATATATAGACCACCCAGCATTTGTCCAGTCTACCCATAGGCAAAGAAAGCAAGTTCAGCAAAAATGGCATCCACCCAAAGCAAGCATAGCACTAAAGATTTGCTCCAGGCTCAGGTTGACCTTTGGCACCATGCATTGGGATTTGTCAAGTCCATGGCACTCAAATGTGCAATGGAACTGCAAATCCCTAACACCATCCAACACCATGGAGGGGCTATGACCCCTTCTGAGTTAGCCATAGCGATCGGGCTCCATCCGTCCAAGCTTCCCCGCTTACGACGACTCATGCGTGTGCTCACCGTATCGGGCATCTTTGTTGTCCATGAATCAGCCTCCGCAGACAAGGAGGCTGTTTATGGACTCACCCCAACCACATGCCTCCTTGTTAGCGATGAAGTTAAATCAAACTTATTTCCCATTCTGTCTTTGATGCTTGATTCAACTGTCATTACCCCTTTCTTTGGCATGAAGTCATGGTTCCTGGATGAGCACTCTGCATCCATGTTCAAAAAGGCTCACGGCATTACCTTTTGGGAGATGGCTGACCAGGATGAAACTTACAACCAGTTAATCAATGATGCAATGGTTTCTGATAGTAACTTTCTCATGGATATCATCTTGAGGGAGTGCGGTGATGTATTTGTTGGCATAACCTCGCTTATTGATGTCGCTGGAGGCCACGGCGGAGCTGCCAGGGCAATTGCGAAGGCATTCCCTCAAATAAAATGCACCGTGTTGGATCTCCCTCACGTGGTTGCAGATGCTCCTACTGATGACCATGTGCCATTTATTTCTGGCGATATGTTTGTGTACATTCCACCCGCGAATGCTCTTTTCCTGAAGGTAAACCTTTTAGACTCACATTCTTCCCTTAGGACACACCCTCATTTTACAAGATTGTCATAAGTTCATGTATTTAGCAGCATATACGTACCTACTGAAGTATTAATGTTCACTgttttttttgacaaaaaacaACAAAGTATTATGGGACTAATGATAAGATTTTTATATTTCCTGCTGTACACATCTTAGTGGATTTTTCATGATTGGGGCGATGAAGATTGTGTCAAGATACTAAAGAAATGCAAGGAAGCTATCCCTCCCAGAGATGCTGGTGGGAAGGTGATAATCGTTGATATGGTGGTTGGATCTGGGCCAAATGAGATTGTTACAAGAGAGACACAGGTTTTCTTTGATCTCTTTATCATGTATCTGGAGGGAATCGAGCGTGAGGAATTCGAGTGGAAGAAGATATTTATGGAATCCGGGTTCAGTGAGTACAAAATCATATCAGTGCTGGGCGTTAGATCTGTTATTGAGCTCTACCCTTGAACACTCAGTGCAAAATTACGTGGTAATCGGTATTGTATATTCAAAAAACGGCATGGCCAGCATGTGTGCTGCCCTGTTGCAAGCCTGTGGCTTGGTGTGATGAATAAGTGTACTACAGTATTGTATTTTGCGAGGTGTGAGTCCTTGTGATCAATAAGTTAGCTGCTTTACTGCAACACAGATATGTGTAGAATCTGTTCCAGTAGTGGTTGTATGTAAACTACCATCTACAGTTGGTGTATATTTTGGTGAAGATAATAAATAACATTAAGATGTCTATGTTTCAGTGACCCCTCTCTTATTAATCAACGTTGGCACTTCCGTGTATTGATGTACTATGCATAGGATTACATATCTGTTTGTTGATTAATGAAATTATTCAGGTTGCCGCCAGCATATATAATCCATTAGTGTACTGTTTAGCAGTGGCTTAATTTATGGTATACTCGTCTTTCTTCCAAATTTATGCAGATTCATATTCAATTCAACCATTGTTCAATGACTCTTTTGGAAGTTTTGGACTTTATGCCGAGGAAGTTTACATGTAAATTGTTCATGCACCAACCTAGTTACACTAATCTGGATAAATTTTGTGT from Lolium rigidum isolate FL_2022 chromosome 4, APGP_CSIRO_Lrig_0.1, whole genome shotgun sequence encodes the following:
- the LOC124649874 gene encoding acetylserotonin O-methyltransferase 1-like — its product is MASTQSKHSTKDLLQAQVDLWHHALGFVKSMALKCAMELQIPNTIQHHGGAMTPSELAIAIGLHPSKLPRLRRLMRVLTVSGIFVVHESASADKEAVYGLTPTTCLLVSDEVKSNLFPILSLMLDSTVITPFFGMKSWFLDEHSASMFKKAHGITFWEMADQDETYNQLINDAMVSDSNFLMDIILRECGDVFVGITSLIDVAGGHGGAARAIAKAFPQIKCTVLDLPHVVADAPTDDHVPFISGDMFVYIPPANALFLKWIFHDWGDEDCVKILKKCKEAIPPRDAGGKVIIVDMVVGSGPNEIVTRETQVFFDLFIMYLEGIEREEFEWKKIFMESGFSEYKIISVLGVRSVIELYP